The following DNA comes from Maniola jurtina chromosome W, ilManJurt1.1, whole genome shotgun sequence.
CCGGTGAAACGGCCGGCGTCACCAAAATATTTCTTCCTGATGCGGTGGCGGCCTACAGAGTTGTAAGTAAAATGGAGGTGGACGGACTCGTCACCCAGGTGTTGACGGGGCACGGCGGATTCTCCGAGTACTTGCATCGCTTCAAGTGCAAGGAGAGTCCGTCCTGCATCTGCGACCCCGGGGTGTCCGAGTCTGTTCCCCATCTCCTGTTTGACTGTCCAGTTCATGCGTATAAACGAATGAAGCTGGAACAAGAGATCGAAATTCAACTGTCGATAGGTAATATTGCGGATATCATACACGATAATAAAAAAAGggatgttttctttaaatattgtaaagataTATGCACAGAAGTAAATAAGCGAAACAGTAACCTGATTGGGAACAGAGCGGACTAATGTAGACACAATGTTCCTtgtatattattgaatatagtAACCAACATGTGTAAAAATTAGATCCGCTCTGTCCCCAATATCGTATTGTTAATTATTCATcataaaatagtatatataaataatagtatatataaatagatgtaaatagatataagaatgtaattagatttgtgtaataaagaaataaaataaaaataaaagaaaagaaaacacccCCGAAAGTAGAAAGATGGATAGGAAGGGAACCCACCCATCGAGTGAAAGAAGATGCATGAAAGAAAGATCTAGTATGAAGAATGAAAGTACGAGCAGAATGTTAGCGAGAACTGGAATGAAAGAGTAGCCAAAAACAGAAAAGCAGTCACAGTCTCTGATAACGTCAGAGGTCAATgtatttaacaattaaaaaaaaaaaaaaaaaaaaaaaaaaaaacctaacctaacctaacctaacctaacctaacctaacctaacctaacctaacctaacctaacctaacctaacctaacctaacctaacctaacctaacctaacctaacctaacctaacctaacctaacctaacctaacctaacctaacctaacctaacctaacctaacctaacctaacctaacctaacctaacctaacctaacctaacctaacctaacctaacctaacctaacctaacctaacctaacctaacctaacctaacctaacctaacctaacctaacctaacctaacctaacctaacctaacctaacctaacctaacctaacctaacctaacctaacctaacctaacctaacctaacctaacctaaccttttttttttttttttttttttatcgctgggaaatgcttttacgcatccctcccggaagCAGAGCTGATCACGCTGCTTCCAggggggtatgtgggactcgctgacaaccagaatacccactaaaacccagcgGGGCCGTCTGCGTCATGACGAGACGACACAGGAACGCAGTTTGCATACCACTGTGCCGTCTCAACGATACCGCCACATTACTGGACATCCCCATGGGATGCCGACGCCTTGTGTTTGTTTATGTCTTCATTTAGGGCACGAGGTGGCGCGCATATTGGCGCCTCCTTTGCCCCTGGCGTTTACGGCGTATGGGATGAGCGTTGGGATCCAGCTCTCTTTCCCTTTCAGCCGCCTCCTTCAATGCAATCACCTCCTCACAGAAGGACACCATTGCCGTCCAACAAGTCTCATTGGCGATCATCGCGTTTATCACGCTTGGGAGCGATAGATCGCTGCCCAAGATGAACGACAATGGATGCCTCTGCGGCGCCCAGGCTGTGCATTCCGCCAGTGTGTGCTGTGCCGTATCGGAGGGTGCACCGCATTCGTGGCAGGCCGGGGTCACTTCCCGCCTTGCAATCTGGTGCAGGTACTTACCGAAACACCCATGTCCTGTAAGCACCTGCACCAACCGATAGGTTAAGGTCCCGTGACGTCTTTTCAGCCAGTGCTCCAGGTGGGGCTGTATTGCCACGACAGTCAGGGTGCCCGCAATAGGGTTTTGCAAATCTTCCTTCCATCTGCTGATCAGGGCCGTTTGTGCAATGGCTCTGATCCTTTGAACTTCGTCCGGACTTGGCCTCTCACCCTGAGCCCTCAGATCCGCTCGGTACCGGTACACCTCCGCATGCACCTCGGCCTGGAGTTCCCACGGTGGGTCACCCGAAAGCAGCGTAGCAGCGGTCCATGACACTGTGCGGTACCCCCGGATATTTCGCACAGCTATTATtctttgcggtctccgcaaAAGCATTTTGTTTTGCGGAGACAGAGCTTGCACCCACACAGGTGCCCCGTACAGTGCCATACTCCTCACAATTCCCGCGTACAGCCGTCTGCAAGTCGACTCAGGCCCTCCAATATTTGGCAGCAGTCTGCCGAGAGCTGCGGCGGCGTTGACAAGCCTGGGACCTAGCTGCTTAAAATGCGCTCCAAAATCCCAGCGTCCGTCCAAGGTTAGGCCCAGGTATTTCATAGAGGCTTTGACCTTCACGACTGTGCCCTGGACGTTGATTTGCGCATCCCGGGGTGGACCTCTGCGTGAACCATGGAATAGGAGGGCCTCAGTTTTGGAAATTGAGACCTTCAGGCCCAGCATCCTAATCCTGTCCACCACCATGGATGTGCCGACTTCTGCAAGGCGAGCCGCTGCCTCATAATTCTCCCCACGGGCAGTGACTAGGGTGTCATCAGCGTAGCACAATACCCTCATCCCCGGAAGCAGTGGACCCCGCAGGAGCCAATCGAAACCAACGTTCCAAAGGGTTGGCCCCAGTACCGAGCCCTGCGGGACTCCACTGCCTACACGGTGCCGGTACAATCGTCCATCGCTACCTTCCCAGATGACATCTCTCTCTTGAAGGTATGCCTCCAACAATCTCCTGAGATAGGGTGGCACTTCATGGTACCGAAGTGCCTCCCGTAACGTCTCAAAAGGAAGACTATTGAAAGCGTTTGCGACGTCGAGAGAGACCGCAAGGACCACGTCCCCTCTCTCTACCGCCTCCGTGGATAAGCTCTTCAGGGCATCTAGGGCATCTAACGTCGAGCGGCCCGCCCTGAAACCAAACTGCACCTCGGACAGACCCGGTCCCACCGTCTCAAGATGCGAATTGAGACGTGCGGCAAGAATCCTCTCGAAAAACTTGCCCGTCTCACTAAGCAACACAATCGGTCTATATGCCGCAGGGGAATCTAGCGGGCGGCCCTCCTTCCGCAGCAGGCACAACTTTCCATCCTTCCATGACTTCGGGAACTGTCCAGAGCGCAAGCACTTGTCAAACAGCTCTCGAAGCCGCTCCGCCAGGTATTCCAATGCTATGTGAACCACCTTACCCGGGACACCATCGGGCCCCGGTGCCGTCTTTTTGGTCCGTAAAGGCTCGCGGGCAAGGTCCATCTCCTCCTCCGTGATAAGAGGGACATCCAGAACTCTCGATTCACTCCTAGAAGGAGGGGCCATCACCGGAGGGACGTGACCCAGGGAGTTTGGAAACAACTCATCCACCAGCTGCACTAGAAGGTTCGGCTGCAGGGTTTCAGTGATCGGTGCACATTGGGCGCGAAGTTTGTTGCGCGCCATACGATAAGGGCGCCCCCACGGATCCCTGTCCAGCGTCCTCAACAGTTCATCGCGGGCCAGCTCCTTAGCCTGTTTTATGGCCAGTTGCAGCGCTTTTTTTGCTTGGCGATAGGCATCCTGAAGTCGGTTCTCTAAGTCCGGGTCTGGCCTGTTCCGCCTGCGGCTTCGGGTATACTCCCTACGGGCCCTAATACAGGCCGTGCGAAGGTCTGCAATTTCCGCCGACCACCAGTACACGCAGCGGCGGCGAGGCCGTCGCCGGGCTCTCGGCATAGCTGCGTCGCAGACATTCACAAGAGCATTGCGTACTAATCTCGCGAGTTCCTCTACACCAGTATCAGTATTATTGCCGGAAGTGGACCACCGCTGGACAATAGCCGCTTCTTTAGCCAACTCTCGGTCCAATTGGCTAAGGCACCACCGTGGGAAGTGACTTGGACTCCTGGGAATCCTTACCGATACAGATGTGTTGGAAATCCCAAAGCGGATATATCGATGGTCTGAGAGAGTCTCCACATTTTCCTCCACTTTCCAGTCGGTGACTCTTCCAGCAACTGCGGGCATAGCGAACGAGAGATCGACTATAGATCCACCCTGCTGCCGCACGCATGTATTCACCGCTCCTCTATTGAGTAGAGATAGGCCTGAAAGGAGAGCCCAGACCTGCACAGCCCGTCCTCTTTCGTCGGTGGAGGGACTCCCCCACGCCCGAGACTTGGCGTTAAGGTCACCGAGGACGATGACGCGCCCACCCGTTTGTCTGAGGACAGCTGCTCTGACTGAGTCAAGGTAGGCCTCAAACTCAGCCAGGCTACGATTGGGCGAGAAATACGTCCCTATAATGACGAATTCCCCCCATTTTGCCACCGCATAACCCGGGCCACTTTCTATCGCAGAGAGTGGGGTACTGGTATTGTTCCCGGTCACAACCACCACCGAGCCGTCTAAATCTCCCACCCAATGAGATTGGTTAGGGACGTAGTAGGGCTCGCATGCCACCGCCACATCTATTTGCCACTCTGCTATGGACTGCAGCAGAAGGTCCTGAGCCGCTGCACAGTGGTTCAGATTCGACTGGAGGAAGCTGATATGGGACAACTGGTTCATGATATCATATCAGATCCCTCCTGTGTTTGGTCACGTCCAGCGTTGACAGTGGTCTGATTTCCTGGAACTGGCCCACCCTTTGTGTGGGGAGGACTACAGTTCTTTCCTCCCATTATGTGGTTTGCAGGCAGCCCTGCATCCGCGCACACCGCACAACGTATCTCTCTCGAGCAAGCCAGAGATTTGTGGCCGTCACATCCGCACCGGAAGCACAGATTCCCCCGGTCCACCGTGGAAGGGCAGACCGGCCTTGtatgcccaataccaagacatTTGTAGCAGCGCAGGGGGCGTCGCTCGAGCACGCGAACCTCAGCGGAGCTCCAGCCAACACGGAGTTTGCCGGCATCAGACAACACTTTGGCCGCCTCAACGGGACAATGCACGGTTACCCATCCCATCCCCCTGGGACCAGTCTGTACTTCCCCGACTCTTATTGATTGAGCAGCGCAATTCCCCACTCGCGCCACAGCGGAGGCCACCTTTTCCTTCGTGACTGAATCGTCGAGTCCGGTAACCCTAAGGGTCGCGGATTGGGAAGGACGAACGACGCTTGCAATACCGTCCAGAGCCGTCCGAAGTCTACTTGCCAACAATTCGGCCTGCTCTTGTGTCTGGTTTCTGGGAAGTTCCAGCAACCTGGCGCCAGTTGCAGCTCGGCTTATCCTCATGCCCTCAGCAATGCCAAACTCCTGCAGATCAACACTCTGCTCGGCCCGCTCCAAGACTTGGGAATAGGTAACACCCCTCTCCGCTGCCTCCGGCTGCAAGGTAATAACAACCGCAGCGGTCTTTGGGGAGGCCAGCCTTGGCTTAGCAGGCTTGGCAGAATTAGCCGCGGGAGTGGCTGTCGAGGCTACGGGGGCAGGGACTTTCTTTCTCTTCCCCCTTCTCTTTACAACTGTGGCCCAGTCATTGGCAGTCGGCTGAGAGTGGCTCGGACCCGCAGCAGACTCCGTGGTTCCAGCAGGAGATGGGTCAGTCATGGTGTCCCGGGTTTCTGGTTCATTCGGGGCTGCCACAGAGGAAGCGGCCGGCTGAGATGCCGACACCCTTGATCGTTTCCGGTCCGATGACAACGGCGGGCGATGCACCCTTTCGGGCAGAAGTCGCTCCTCAATTCCCGCAAACCGAGCGTCTAAAATGAGGCCCACCGAGGAAACAATGGAGGCCTTCAATTCCTCGATAAGGTCACCGCTTAGACTGGGCGCGGGAGTGCCCTTTGCAGCGGCAGCCATAGAGGCCCTCATGTCACTGAATTCCCGCCGATGAGCCTTCAGCTCGTTTTTGAGAGTCTCAACCTCACTACGTAAGCGATCGTTATCGGTTCTCAGCCGGCGGGTCTCCTCTGCAACGGTTCTGGCGGCCAGGGTGTCCACAACCTCTTGAAGCTTGTTGGCCGCGTCTTTCAGGCGCTTCACCCAGGTTCCTTTAAGGTTCCCCGACTTGGTAGCGACCTGGATTATATTCGCCACATTGTGGTCGCCGAGGGCCCGCAACTCGTCAGCACTGAGTTTGCTTGGGTCGTCTACATGGACCTGAGGTACCTCTTCGGGGTCCGATACTACCGCAGGCGTCTCCTTGCGGTACACGCGATCCCTCAGATATTGGTTGAACTGTACCTCTCGCGCTTCCTCTTTGGCCTCTCTCAATTCGGCTCTGGCTTTAGCAATGCCAGTGCTACGACCTCTGGCTGACGATCTACCGCGACTTGCAGCACCAGTCCTGGATGATGTCCTGGAGCCTTCTGAATCCGACTCTGATGCCAAGCCACTCGGGGCTCGAAAAAGCGGGCTCCGAGTCCGCGAGCCATCCCTCCTATCCTCCTCTCTACCTCTCTCACTTTTCTCTTCCTCCGacgtaagttttgtttttgttttattagtcaTATTTGTTCCCACGAGTACAGGGGAAATACGTGGTCCTTCCCTGGTGGTCCCCCTCCACCCGAGCAAGCCTTAGCGTAACTCGTCACGGGGGTCGGCCGGTACCCTGACGAGGTACGCACTAGCGACTGAACAACCCATCAGCCATGCATCCCCTCACGGTGCGCCGCCGCTTGGGATTCGGGGTgattttttatagaggtttttttcCTCGTGGTCCGGGCGACCAAGCCAAGACCCTCGGTCCCATTGTGAGGTCGTGAGACATGACCATGACCACTCCAATGGGATTACGATACGTGGCGAGGGCCGCGCAGGACTGGTACCCACACAGCCTTTTCAGAGGCAGGGTAAGTGCACACTGAGCTCGCCTTTCCCTCCGAGGGATTATCTCCCTCCACCCTCGCGTCCCATCCaatgtgccctctgctagtcagagggacacgtggagaaacctcccccccctgccaggtcattagccacaACTAACAATATCCCCGTAGAGAAattgttaaccatgttaccggggcgcaccggcccgaatacTGCTCTTCCCCCCGGACGactccaaaagggaccagcagcacccaggcacactgggaggttacctggctggcgccccaacctaacctaacctaacctaacctaacctaacctaacctaacctaacctaatctaaCCTAACTCTGCCAAGGAaattttatcctgaaaatatcagcattctagcaacagaatttacagatttgcttttctcataagaggcgtagaggggggaaatttccaaagtcttaattttcctgtagtttgtatacaatttttagtctacacaccaaatttcagtcttctaggacttcgggaagtaccctagaattacagactagaagttttgactgtcaataaatctgaaactataaaagctagacaattgatactcaatgcgtttaataaatctgccaaggacatcttatcctgaaaatatcagcgaATGCAGTcatatatacatcgatgtttctTATTACGAAATGTAGAAAAAGTAATATCAACAACTTCAATTTATTATAAAccaattcaatttattatttaactactaTTATATTCAACTTATTATTATTccaattcaatttcaatttattatttcataagTCTTATAGATTACTACTTAGTACATATCTATGCTACTTAGTAATTATCATAGATAtgttaattattgtatttctcattgaataatatatattataaatctgagGTCTATGCAAGGTCTATGGGTCTATGGGTCTTGGGTATTTCCATGGTATCTCTATGATTTAAATagtgttataaatataaataataatcatagaggtaagtattataaaattgatCCATTTAAATAATACATCTTGGATCTTGGTACAGATCTTGACATGGATCTTGATCTTGACCTAATCTTGACAGTCaagattttctttttatatctTTTTTCATACCATAATGTGCCGTACTCtaagtttttatataatatttgagaacattattataCCTAGTCCAAGATTCCAGGACCACCAGAGTTATTTATTTTCTCTGatacaaaatgtgtgggataatGTCACCTACtgcatattatttactagcttgtGCCAATGCGACGACCAATATAAGATATCAGCTGCTAAAGATACGTaaaaacattactcacttttcttaaagtttGAGcgctaatttttagggttcgttacctcaaaaggaaaaatggaaccgtTAGagcatcacttcgttgtctttcGAGACGAGGAAACtaaacctatagtgtacttcccattgaccgaGACATTTCTTTCATTGCCATTCCTTTCAATCATGAAACAGCACAAGTAAGGGGCCATCCATAAATAACCTCACATGAATTTCATgttgttatgtaggtatgtttcccGAGTGTcttaatacatataaaaaatgtaacgagtgattaattatttttgtgagCTTTAAAGGTAGAAATTACCATCGACGGACAGTTTCTGGTAGTATtgaatcccaccaaaaacatttcatgtaaaatgttgccaagacgcacaagttcataatgttttcactgttaaaaagttatgagatctctagtagagccaagcccctagctgagcttagatttgtgctggccatgggagctatcccaagtccaaagtatatagcttttaaatgctcttgactatatcacatttgtaacaataaataacaaataactctacttacaagctctgattctacaaaccctaaatcttggttaaaaaagtacggcttggccaaaaataatttaccactggttcggaatgccgttcctaccgagaagaaccagcaagaaactcggcggttgctcttttcaattgttcaatttacaataatattctatactaaatAAGCAATTGCAGCCGTTATATGCCATATACGTACATACCCGGAACTGTTGATACGTAATAATGATAATTTGCCCGTCGCCACAATGTACCTAAATGTACA
Coding sequences within:
- the LOC123879780 gene encoding uncharacterized protein LOC123879780, with product MTNKTKTKLTSEEEKSERGREEDRRDGSRTRSPLFRAPSGLASESDSEGSRTSSRTGAASRGRSSARGRSTGIAKARAELREAKEEAREVQFNQYLRDRVYRKETPAVVSDPEEVPQVHVDDPSKLSADELRALGDHNVANIIQVATKSGNLKGTWVKRLKDAANKLQEVVDTLAARTVAEETRRLRTDNDRLRSEVETLKNELKAHRREFSDMRASMAAAAKGTPAPSLSGDLIEELKASIVSSVGLILDARFAGIEERLLPERVHRPPLSSDRKRSRVSASQPAASSVAAPNEPETRDTMTDPSPAGTTESAAGPSHSQPTANDWATVVKRRGKRKKVPAPVASTATPAANSAKPAKPRLASPKTAAVVITLQPEAAERGVTYSQVLERAEQSVDLQEFGIAEGMRISRAATGARLLELPRNQTQEQAELLASRLRTALDGIASVVRPSQSATLRVTGLDDSVTKEKVASAVARVGNCAAQSIRVGEVQTGPRGMGWVTVHCPVEAAKVLSDAGKLRVGWSSAEVRVLERRPLRCYKCLGIGHTRPVCPSTVDRGNLCFRCGCDGHKSLACSREIRCAVCADAGLPANHIMGGKNCSPPHTKGGPVPGNQTTVNAGRDQTQEGSDMIS